Proteins found in one Methanothermobacter thermautotrophicus genomic segment:
- a CDS encoding gamma carbonic anhydrase family protein, with amino-acid sequence MAFTVLEGARIVGDVRIGDCSSVWYNAVLRGDLEPIEIGCCSNIQDNCVVHTSHGYPVRVGDHVSVGHAAVLHGCMVEDNVLIGMNSTILNGAVIGENSIVGAGSVVTSGKKFPPGSLIIGTPARAVRELSDEEIESIRDNARRYALLARESQFR; translated from the coding sequence ATGGCCTTCACGGTACTTGAAGGCGCCCGGATAGTGGGTGATGTGAGGATCGGGGACTGTTCCTCTGTATGGTACAATGCAGTCCTGCGGGGTGACCTCGAACCGATAGAGATAGGATGCTGCTCAAACATCCAGGACAACTGCGTCGTCCATACCAGTCATGGATACCCTGTCCGGGTCGGTGACCATGTATCTGTGGGACACGCAGCGGTCCTGCACGGGTGCATGGTTGAAGATAACGTCCTCATAGGTATGAACTCCACCATCCTGAACGGTGCGGTTATAGGGGAGAACTCCATCGTCGGAGCCGGTTCAGTTGTAACCTCTGGTAAGAAATTCCCACCGGGAAGCCTGATAATCGGGACTCCTGCAAGGGCTGTGAGAGAACTCAGTGATGAGGAGATAGAATCAATAAGGGATAATGCCCGGAGGTATGCTCTGCTGGCACGTGAATCCCAGTTCCGATAA